Proteins from a genomic interval of Quercus robur chromosome 9, dhQueRobu3.1, whole genome shotgun sequence:
- the LOC126700763 gene encoding uncharacterized protein LOC126700763, with protein MAELGNLRRQEVFLNIKRYLGMAVQATYRLEEDAKEQSRSLELKRDKRLDAARTLKNSEADLSKARKELKEMTRARDNTESGLANQLKIAKEQIVDLKKKLAEAEGATNVAEWARNEALRAKTEAEFARMEAESSKEKAKEEAYDLGMAKTQATLKAQVPGVYRLYCSQVWNEALKQAGVEASFNLWKVENVYYPSTISETAPVSTEAKSAPEEAETARPEAALAITTPDEPTKERELPEAAETRGSLNPKAPQEVAESTVGTQASHAEEPALLV; from the exons ATGGCCGAGTTGGGGAATCTGAGGAGGCAGGAGGTCTTCCTTAACATCAAGAGGTATTTGGGCATG GCTGTTCAGGCCACCTATAGGCTGGAAGAGGACGCTAAGGAGCAGAGCAGGTCCTTGGAGCTAAAGCGTGACAAGCGCTTGGATGCTGCGCGGACCCTCAAAAACTCCGAGGCTGATCTCTCAAAGGCCAGGAAGGAGCTAAAGGAGATGACCAGGGCTAGGGACAACACCGAATCAGGCCTTGCCA ATCAGCTAAAGATTGCTAAGGAGCAAATCGTTGATCTAAAGAAGAAGCTGGCTGAGGCGGAGGGAGCCACAAATGTTGCAGAGTGGGCTAGGAATGAAGCTTTGAGAGCTAAGACAGAGGCGGAATTCGCCAGGATGGAGGCCGAGAGCTCCAAGGAAAAAGCCAAGGAGGAGGCTTATGACTTGGGAATGGCTAAGACCCAGGCCACTCTCAAGGCTCAAGTCCCTGGGGTATACAGGCTCTATTGCTCCCAGGTTTGGAATGAAGCCCTCAAACAAGCTGGAGTTGAGGCTTCATTCAATCTGTGGAAGGTAGAGAATGTATACTACCCTTCGACCATTAGTGAGACCGCCCCTGTCAGCACCGAGGCTAAGAGTGCCCCAGAGGAGGCTGAGACTGCTCGGCCTGAGGCTGCTCTGGCCATAACCACTCCTGATGAGCCAACCAAGGAGCGTGAGCTTCCTGAGGCGGCAGAAACACGTGGAAGTTTGAATCCTAAAGCGCCCCAGGAGGTTGCCGAGTCTACAGTCGGTACTCAAGCCTCTCATGCCGAGGAGCCAGCTCTTTTGGTTTAG